One window from the genome of Metabacillus flavus encodes:
- the deoD gene encoding purine-nucleoside phosphorylase has protein sequence MSVHIGAKEGQIAETILLPGDPLRAKYIAETFLENPECYNEVRGMLGFTGTYKGERISVQGTGMGVPSISIYVNELISSYNVQQLIRVGTCGAIQKDVKVRDVILAMSASTDSQMNRITFGGVDYAPTADFELLKRAYDAGMAKGLKLRAGNVFTADMFYNENAELEKWARYGILAVEMESSALYTIAAKFGRKALSVLTVSDHIITGEETTSEERQTTFNEMIEVALEAAIQK, from the coding sequence ATGAGCGTACATATAGGAGCAAAAGAAGGACAAATTGCAGAAACGATCCTGCTACCGGGCGATCCGCTTCGGGCTAAATACATTGCAGAAACATTCCTTGAGAATCCGGAATGCTACAATGAAGTCCGCGGCATGCTTGGGTTCACGGGTACTTATAAAGGAGAACGGATTTCAGTTCAGGGAACAGGAATGGGAGTCCCTTCGATATCGATTTATGTCAATGAATTGATTTCAAGCTATAACGTGCAGCAGCTCATTCGTGTGGGTACATGCGGCGCCATTCAAAAGGACGTAAAAGTGAGAGATGTAATCCTCGCAATGAGTGCATCTACTGATTCACAAATGAACCGGATCACGTTTGGCGGAGTGGATTATGCGCCAACTGCAGACTTTGAGCTGCTGAAGAGAGCATATGATGCAGGAATGGCCAAAGGACTTAAGCTTCGCGCTGGAAATGTATTTACAGCAGATATGTTCTACAATGAAAATGCCGAATTGGAAAAATGGGCGAGATACGGAATACTGGCAGTGGAGATGGAATCCTCAGCACTTTATACGATTGCTGCTAAATTCGGACGGAAAGCTCTATCTGTTCTAACCGTAAGCGACCATATTATAACAGGTGAGGAAACGACATCTGAAGAGCGTCAAACTACGTTCAATGAAATGATTGAAGTAGCCTTGGAGGCTGCTATTCAAAAATAG
- a CDS encoding phosphatase PAP2 family protein, with the protein MKDIRNTAILLIIFILLAVIYDSSWYTPADQWMVKFFELNRASLYTDYFIFFTEFGSGKTIFPLLIVLSIVLAYKKRALEAMFLFLCFIGSRLFNWLLKNGFDRERPSFNPLMEENTYSFPSGHAMNSAAIFAFSGYLLIRFFPRYRFLIVTAMIFFVVSISISRVYIGVHYVSDISAGICAGLIWFLVVKRLYERAILNFRQK; encoded by the coding sequence ATGAAAGACATCAGGAATACTGCAATTTTGCTCATTATCTTTATTCTGCTCGCCGTTATTTATGACTCGAGCTGGTATACACCTGCCGATCAATGGATGGTCAAATTTTTTGAACTAAACCGTGCATCATTATACACGGATTATTTTATTTTCTTTACCGAATTTGGTTCAGGGAAAACCATATTTCCATTATTGATCGTCCTTTCTATCGTCCTCGCCTATAAAAAGCGGGCTTTAGAAGCGATGTTTTTATTTTTGTGCTTTATCGGTTCAAGATTGTTTAACTGGCTTCTTAAAAACGGATTTGACAGGGAAAGACCATCCTTCAATCCTTTAATGGAAGAAAATACTTACAGCTTCCCAAGCGGCCACGCTATGAATTCAGCGGCCATCTTTGCATTTTCAGGTTATCTCCTTATTCGGTTCTTTCCGAGGTACCGCTTCCTAATTGTCACAGCGATGATTTTCTTTGTCGTAAGTATTTCGATAAGCAGGGTGTACATCGGAGTTCATTATGTATCAGATATCTCAGCAGGTATTTGTGCAGGACTGATTTGGTTTTTAGTAGTGAAAAGATTATATGAACGCGCAATCCTTAATTTTCGACAAAAATAG
- a CDS encoding sporulation protein: MSFFNKVFASVGIGAAKVDTRLHDVNVRAGEEVQGIVAIKGGKTEQEIAEIYLSVMTNYVKESDDKKYTQTAVISKVKINEPFVIMPDEHKEIPFRFVLPSDTPVTYGQSKIWIHTGLEIKNAVDPSDQDAIHVHPGPLQQKIFDAFGELGFQLRNAENEAASARMRRRLPFVQEFEFYPTQGSFRGKLDELEVVFSDVTEERVEMVLEIDRRARGLSGLFSEMLETDETAVRVTVTKHDLPQLANILTQTIQRFS; encoded by the coding sequence ATGTCTTTTTTTAATAAAGTATTTGCAAGCGTCGGAATTGGAGCTGCAAAAGTTGATACCCGTCTGCATGATGTAAACGTCAGAGCAGGGGAAGAGGTTCAGGGAATTGTGGCGATTAAAGGAGGCAAAACAGAACAAGAGATTGCGGAAATCTACCTTTCCGTCATGACAAATTACGTAAAGGAATCAGATGACAAAAAATACACTCAGACAGCAGTCATTTCAAAGGTGAAAATCAATGAACCGTTCGTCATCATGCCGGATGAACATAAAGAAATTCCATTCCGCTTTGTACTGCCATCAGATACTCCTGTTACATACGGCCAGTCGAAAATTTGGATTCACACAGGCCTGGAAATAAAAAATGCGGTCGATCCGAGTGACCAGGATGCCATCCATGTACACCCGGGTCCCCTGCAGCAGAAAATATTTGATGCCTTTGGAGAGCTTGGCTTCCAGTTAAGAAATGCAGAAAACGAAGCGGCTTCAGCAAGAATGAGAAGAAGGCTTCCATTCGTTCAGGAATTCGAATTTTACCCGACTCAAGGTTCATTCAGAGGCAAATTGGATGAGCTGGAAGTCGTTTTTTCCGATGTGACGGAAGAACGGGTTGAAATGGTACTTGAAATTGACAGGAGAGCAAGAGGGCTGTCCGGACTGTTTTCCGAAATGCTTGAGACGGATGAAACAGCTGTGAGAGTGACGGTAACAAAACATGATCTTCCTCAGCTGGCTAATATTCTGACACAAACGATCCAGCGTTTCAGCTAA
- a CDS encoding serine/threonine protein kinase has translation MTGKGNELSKGFVLNGKYEIISKAGEGGYGIAYKAQQIKDGGTVLIKQARNRRRKTNHSFEMESSILSSMGNFQTPQLYEQFIVDRHIYLAMEYKNGRTFEELIFDEDAVYSEAESIAVLKKITAVLAPIHERGIVHRDLRIPNILLDGRDIHIIDFGLARNIGDKRKLCLSRKKKRFREISFKSDFYCLGHFLLFLLYSGFSAKEEKEKPWEEELDITPETRHILRRMLQLDFPYERIDELQNDLQNKK, from the coding sequence AGGGAAATGAGCTCAGTAAAGGGTTTGTGCTGAATGGTAAATATGAAATTATTTCAAAAGCCGGGGAGGGCGGCTACGGAATCGCCTATAAAGCGCAGCAAATAAAGGATGGCGGGACTGTGCTCATTAAGCAGGCTAGAAACAGAAGGCGCAAAACGAATCATTCCTTTGAAATGGAATCTTCTATTCTAAGCTCGATGGGAAATTTCCAGACCCCTCAGCTGTATGAGCAATTTATTGTGGACCGGCATATTTATCTTGCAATGGAATATAAAAATGGGCGGACCTTCGAAGAATTGATTTTTGATGAGGACGCTGTATATTCGGAGGCCGAGTCGATAGCAGTGTTAAAAAAAATCACGGCGGTTTTAGCCCCCATTCACGAGCGCGGAATTGTTCACAGGGATTTACGGATTCCGAATATTTTACTCGACGGCCGCGATATTCATATAATCGATTTTGGGCTGGCGAGAAACATTGGAGATAAACGGAAATTGTGTTTATCAAGAAAGAAAAAAAGATTTAGAGAGATCTCTTTCAAAAGTGATTTCTATTGCTTAGGGCACTTTCTTCTTTTCCTGCTTTATTCCGGCTTTTCTGCTAAAGAGGAGAAAGAAAAACCTTGGGAAGAGGAATTGGATATCACTCCTGAAACCCGGCATATCCTGCGGAGAATGCTCCAGCTTGATTTTCCGTATGAAAGGATAGATGAGCTTCAAAACGATTTACAAAATAAGAAGTAA